Proteins encoded in a region of the Candidatus Brocadia sp. genome:
- the xth gene encoding exodeoxyribonuclease III, whose translation MKVASFNVNSLRARLNIVLDWIRKESPDILCLQETKVPDDEFPQTAFEEINYHAVFRGEKSYNGVAIISKAPLKDVRVGFDEEESEGTRLITATVNKIQIINTYIPQGVHPLLKQFRYKLDWFQRLYDYFTKNFRSDKELLWMGDFNVAPEPIDVYDPDHLQGSICFHPDEHAALQRFKEWGLVDVFRLHQHGPEQYTFWDYRVKNAIARKKGWRIDQIWATRPLAKKSIKAWIDITPRLLKKPSDHTFIAAEFQI comes from the coding sequence ATGAAAGTTGCCAGCTTTAATGTCAATTCGCTGAGAGCCAGATTAAACATAGTCCTTGACTGGATACGGAAAGAATCGCCTGATATTCTTTGCCTTCAGGAGACAAAAGTGCCGGATGATGAATTTCCACAAACTGCTTTTGAAGAGATCAATTACCATGCCGTTTTCCGTGGCGAGAAGTCATACAACGGAGTAGCTATAATAAGCAAAGCCCCTCTGAAAGATGTCCGGGTAGGTTTTGACGAAGAAGAATCCGAAGGAACCCGCCTGATTACAGCCACCGTAAATAAAATCCAGATAATCAATACCTATATTCCTCAGGGTGTCCATCCGCTTCTGAAGCAATTCCGGTATAAGCTGGATTGGTTTCAGAGATTGTATGATTACTTTACCAAAAACTTCCGTTCAGACAAGGAGTTGCTGTGGATGGGGGATTTTAATGTTGCCCCTGAGCCCATAGATGTTTATGATCCGGATCACCTGCAGGGAAGCATATGCTTCCATCCCGATGAACATGCGGCCCTCCAGAGATTTAAAGAATGGGGGCTCGTTGACGTTTTCCGGCTGCATCAGCATGGTCCCGAACAATATACCTTTTGGGATTATCGGGTAAAAAACGCCATAGCAAGAAAAAAGGGCTGGCGGATTGATCAAATCTGGGCAACCCGGCCTCTGGCAAAGAAATCAATAAAAGCATGGATTGATATCACCCCGAGACTTTTAAAAAAACCGTCGGATCATACATTTATTGCGGCTGAATTTCAGATTTAA
- a CDS encoding serine/threonine-protein phosphatase — translation MKVAYKTDIGRKRMHNEDSILVDGPMNIFLLADGMGGHQAGEVASELAVKECYTWLKENLGNARSEEDISKLLMESLSKANNTVKERSTTDINLMGMGTTLIQMLIIRDIACICHVGDSRAYLLREGIKLITRDHTAEMYVVKKSVVVGGYLPLQKMRVLTQAVGGQKTLEPGLEHVKLKPSDILLLCSDGLTDMLSDKEIGSIIQKYRDDLTAAVDNLIHEANNKGGVDNISVILIEYE, via the coding sequence ATGAAAGTGGCATACAAGACAGATATTGGTAGAAAGAGGATGCACAACGAGGATAGTATCCTGGTTGATGGACCGATGAATATTTTCCTCCTTGCTGACGGAATGGGAGGACATCAGGCAGGTGAAGTGGCAAGTGAATTGGCGGTAAAAGAATGTTATACCTGGCTCAAAGAAAACTTAGGCAACGCCAGGAGTGAAGAGGATATTTCAAAGCTCCTAATGGAATCTCTGTCGAAGGCGAACAATACTGTAAAGGAAAGGTCAACGACAGACATCAATCTCATGGGCATGGGGACAACCCTCATACAGATGTTAATCATCAGGGATATTGCGTGCATATGCCATGTTGGTGATAGCAGGGCATATCTTCTCAGAGAAGGAATAAAGCTGATTACCAGGGATCATACCGCTGAAATGTATGTTGTGAAAAAGAGTGTTGTGGTAGGGGGGTATCTTCCCTTGCAAAAGATGCGCGTACTTACTCAGGCCGTTGGCGGTCAGAAAACGTTAGAACCGGGATTAGAGCATGTAAAACTTAAACCAAGCGATATTCTTCTCCTTTGTTCGGATGGTCTCACCGATATGCTTTCAGATAAAGAAATAGGATCGATTATTCAAAAGTACCGGGATGACCTTACTGCAGCGGTTGATAATTTGATACATGAGGCAAATAATAAAGGAGGGGTAGATAATATTTCTGTGATACTGATAGAATATGAATAA